One Streptomyces sp. ML-6 genomic region harbors:
- the dacB gene encoding D-alanyl-D-alanine carboxypeptidase/D-alanyl-D-alanine-endopeptidase, producing MDEPVKRPSVNPLDRLGRLTPRGAVLRLKGLNDRQFTAVSAGLGLVLAAGVVLAAGPWDSGQRKAEQDWAAARSRTGGAHHGTGTPDGPAPAPSAPAVLAALTPADNAAPDARHTPDSAAPDLRAVLDPLLKAPALGTRHTAVVIDTADGTRLYGKGADLPMTPASTVKIATAAAALSALGPDHRIATKVLVSPDHRRITLVGGGDPTLDRAGLRALATGTARALKAHGVDRARLSYDTSRYSGPARHPIGPNENIAPVSALMIDEGRLDDTDSGPAPRSDDPAKDAAEAFAKLLDDAGIDTGSGPGHGRPAAGSRQVAQHLSAPISALVERALTNSDNDIAEALARQTAIKAGRPADFAGARRAVTEQLGKLRLPLTGAVLADGSGLDRKDKVTARLLAGLLARAADPAHPELRPVLTGLPVAGFTGTLSDRYSGKSAGTGLVRAKTGTLTGVNTLAGTVVDGQGRLLAFAFLASGTTSPSEAQSSLDALATGLVARAR from the coding sequence GTGGACGAGCCGGTGAAAAGACCGTCGGTCAATCCGTTGGACAGGCTGGGCCGACTCACCCCTCGGGGTGCCGTGCTCAGGCTGAAGGGACTGAACGACCGACAGTTCACCGCCGTCTCCGCCGGGCTCGGCCTGGTGCTCGCGGCCGGCGTCGTCCTTGCCGCCGGCCCCTGGGACTCGGGTCAGCGTAAGGCCGAGCAGGACTGGGCCGCCGCCCGGAGCCGCACAGGTGGCGCACATCACGGCACCGGCACCCCCGACGGGCCCGCGCCCGCGCCCAGCGCCCCGGCCGTTCTCGCCGCCCTCACCCCCGCCGACAACGCCGCCCCGGACGCCCGGCACACCCCCGACAGTGCGGCCCCGGACCTCCGCGCCGTCCTCGACCCGCTGCTGAAGGCCCCCGCCCTGGGCACCCGGCACACCGCCGTCGTCATCGACACCGCCGACGGCACCCGGCTGTACGGCAAGGGCGCCGACCTGCCCATGACCCCCGCCTCCACCGTCAAGATCGCCACCGCGGCCGCCGCGCTGAGCGCCCTCGGCCCCGACCACCGCATCGCCACGAAGGTCCTGGTCTCCCCCGACCACCGCCGGATCACCCTGGTCGGCGGCGGCGACCCCACCCTCGACCGGGCGGGCCTGCGCGCGCTCGCCACCGGCACCGCGCGCGCCCTGAAGGCCCACGGCGTCGACCGGGCCCGCCTCTCGTACGACACCTCCCGCTACTCCGGACCCGCCCGCCACCCGATCGGCCCCAACGAGAACATCGCGCCGGTCAGCGCCCTGATGATCGACGAGGGCAGGCTCGACGACACCGACAGCGGACCCGCCCCGCGCAGCGACGACCCGGCGAAGGACGCCGCCGAAGCCTTCGCGAAGCTCCTCGACGACGCCGGGATCGACACCGGGTCCGGGCCGGGGCACGGCCGCCCGGCCGCCGGGTCCCGGCAGGTCGCCCAGCACCTCTCCGCCCCGATCTCCGCCCTGGTCGAACGGGCCCTGACCAACAGCGACAACGACATCGCCGAGGCGCTCGCCCGGCAAACCGCCATCAAGGCGGGCCGGCCCGCCGACTTCGCCGGTGCCCGACGGGCCGTCACCGAGCAGCTCGGGAAGCTCCGCCTCCCGCTGACCGGCGCCGTCCTCGCCGACGGCAGCGGACTGGACCGCAAGGACAAGGTCACCGCCCGGCTGCTGGCCGGCCTCCTCGCCCGCGCCGCCGACCCGGCCCACCCCGAACTGCGCCCCGTCCTCACCGGCCTGCCCGTGGCCGGCTTCACCGGCACGCTCAGCGACCGCTACAGCGGGAAGTCCGCGGGAACCGGCCTGGTCCGCGCCAAGACCGGCACCCTCACCGGCGTGAACACCCTCGCCGGAACGGTCGTCGACGGACAGGGCCGGCTGCTCGCCTTCGCCTTCCTGGCATCCGGCACCACCTCCCCCTCCGAGGCCCAGTCCTCCCTCGACGCGCTCGCCACCGGCCTGGTCGCCCGCGCCCGTTGA
- a CDS encoding zinc-dependent metalloprotease, protein MTSIGGAQMVDWNLAVATATRLVRPGPEISREEAREVVAELRRHARASEEHVRSFTRMIPEGTEPEDTPVLVVDRAGWIKANVAGFRELLGPLLGKMQDRRAGTAGGAVLGAVGGKVTGVEVGMLLSFLASRVLGQYETFAPATRELPASAGGGRLLLVAPNIVHVERELDVDPHDFRLWVALHEETHRTQFTGVPWLRDHLQGEIQSFLDETDVDPMTVLERLREAAQSLAGGRPEGEAGEDGGRSLVELVQTPSQREILGRLTAVMSLLEGHADYVMDGVGPDVVSSVGEIREKFQQRRARGAGRLDQALRKLLGLDAKLRQYRDGERFVRAVVDEVGMDGFNRVWTSPNTLPTKAEIAKPADWVARVHRRAEP, encoded by the coding sequence ATGACGAGCATCGGTGGTGCCCAGATGGTCGACTGGAACCTCGCGGTCGCGACCGCGACCCGACTGGTCCGGCCGGGGCCGGAGATCAGCCGGGAGGAGGCCCGTGAGGTCGTCGCCGAGCTGCGCCGGCACGCCAGGGCCTCGGAGGAGCACGTCCGCTCCTTCACCCGGATGATCCCCGAGGGGACCGAACCGGAGGACACCCCGGTCCTGGTGGTGGACCGGGCGGGCTGGATCAAGGCCAACGTCGCGGGCTTCCGCGAACTGCTCGGCCCGCTCCTGGGCAAGATGCAGGACCGGCGCGCGGGCACCGCCGGCGGCGCCGTGCTGGGCGCGGTCGGCGGCAAGGTGACCGGCGTCGAGGTGGGGATGCTGCTGTCGTTCCTGGCCTCCCGGGTCCTCGGCCAGTACGAGACCTTCGCCCCCGCCACCCGCGAGCTGCCCGCCTCGGCCGGCGGCGGCAGGCTCCTGCTGGTCGCCCCCAACATCGTCCACGTCGAGCGCGAACTCGACGTGGACCCGCACGACTTCCGGCTCTGGGTCGCGCTCCACGAGGAGACCCACCGCACCCAGTTCACCGGGGTGCCCTGGCTCCGCGACCACCTCCAGGGCGAGATCCAGTCATTCCTCGACGAGACCGACGTCGACCCGATGACCGTCCTGGAACGGCTCCGCGAGGCCGCCCAGTCGCTGGCCGGGGGCCGCCCCGAGGGCGAGGCCGGCGAGGACGGCGGACGCAGCCTGGTCGAACTCGTCCAGACCCCCTCGCAGCGGGAGATCCTCGGCCGGCTCACCGCCGTGATGTCCCTGCTCGAAGGCCATGCCGACTACGTGATGGACGGGGTCGGGCCCGACGTCGTCTCCTCCGTCGGCGAGATCCGGGAGAAGTTCCAGCAGCGCAGGGCACGCGGCGCCGGCCGCCTCGACCAGGCGCTGCGCAAGCTCCTCGGGCTCGACGCGAAGCTGCGCCAGTACCGCGACGGCGAGCGGTTCGTCCGCGCCGTGGTCGACGAGGTCGGCATGGACGGCTTCAACCGGGTGTGGACCTCGCCGAACACCCTGCCGACGAAGGCGGAGATCGCGAAACCGGCGGACTGGGTCGCGAGGGTGCACCGCAGGGCGGAGCCGTGA
- a CDS encoding inorganic diphosphatase, whose product MEFDVTIEIPKGSRNKYEVDHETGRIRLDRRLFTSTSYPADYGFVENTLGEDGDPLDALVILDEPTFPGCLIKCRAIGMFRMTDEAGGDDKLLCVPASDPRVEHLRDIHHVSEFDRLEIQHFFEVYKDLEPGKSVEGADWVGRAEAEAEIEASYKRLEAQGGAH is encoded by the coding sequence GTGGAGTTCGACGTCACCATCGAGATTCCGAAGGGTTCGCGGAACAAGTACGAGGTGGACCACGAGACCGGTCGGATCCGCCTGGACCGTCGACTCTTCACCTCGACCAGCTACCCGGCGGACTACGGCTTCGTCGAGAACACCCTCGGCGAGGACGGCGACCCGCTGGACGCGCTGGTCATCCTGGACGAGCCGACCTTCCCCGGCTGCCTCATCAAGTGCCGCGCCATCGGCATGTTCCGGATGACGGACGAGGCCGGCGGCGACGACAAGCTGCTGTGCGTGCCGGCCTCCGACCCCCGGGTGGAGCACCTGCGCGACATCCACCACGTGTCGGAGTTCGACCGCCTGGAGATCCAGCACTTCTTCGAGGTCTACAAGGACCTGGAGCCCGGCAAGTCGGTCGAGGGCGCCGACTGGGTCGGCCGCGCCGAGGCCGAGGCCGAGATCGAGGCCTCCTACAAGCGTCTCGAGGCGCAGGGCGGCGCGCACTGA
- a CDS encoding ion channel protein translates to MRLLRRYGEPVVTDSPPPAEPAPGPTPARRLLPVIVPALVVGVASALVLLGVSLLAEKLQDVLWETLPDALSVGRHSAFWTIAVLTASGLVAGLLIRAVPGHAGPDPATTGLVDPPLPPGVVPGLLLVTVLTLAGGISLGPENPITAANIALAFWLGRRFVPGSSAELWLSLAAAGTIGALFGTPVAAALILSETLASRPGPGALWDRLFGPLAAGAAGALTMTLLAHPSFDLSLPPYTRPHRGDLLSAVVIALAGAALGLLAVYAFPHVHRAFRALRHPVPTLTLGGLLLGLLGALGGRLTLFKGLDEMKVLAADPTGWSAGEFAGMAAVKTAALLIAATCGFRGGRIFPAVFMGVALGLCAHALVDRVPPALAVTCGVLGVLLAITRQGWLSLFTAAVLVGDSAVLPVLCVASLPAWLLVTGRLQMQLHEDGTPRR, encoded by the coding sequence ATGCGGCTTTTGCGTCGTTATGGTGAGCCGGTGGTCACCGATTCTCCCCCACCCGCCGAACCGGCCCCGGGGCCCACCCCCGCGCGCCGGCTGCTGCCCGTCATCGTGCCCGCACTGGTCGTCGGGGTCGCCTCCGCCCTCGTCCTGCTCGGCGTGAGCCTGCTCGCGGAGAAACTGCAGGACGTGCTCTGGGAGACGCTTCCCGACGCGCTCTCCGTCGGCCGTCACTCCGCCTTCTGGACGATCGCGGTGCTGACCGCGAGCGGGCTGGTGGCCGGTCTGCTGATCCGGGCGGTGCCCGGTCACGCGGGGCCCGATCCGGCGACCACGGGACTGGTCGACCCGCCGCTGCCGCCGGGGGTGGTGCCGGGGCTGCTGCTCGTCACGGTGCTCACCCTGGCGGGCGGGATCAGCCTCGGCCCGGAGAACCCGATCACGGCCGCCAACATCGCGCTGGCCTTCTGGCTCGGCCGCCGGTTCGTCCCCGGCTCCTCCGCGGAGCTGTGGCTCTCCCTGGCCGCGGCCGGCACCATCGGCGCACTCTTCGGCACCCCGGTCGCCGCCGCGCTGATCCTCTCGGAGACCCTCGCCTCCCGCCCCGGGCCGGGGGCCCTGTGGGACCGGCTGTTCGGGCCGCTCGCGGCCGGCGCCGCCGGGGCGCTCACCATGACCCTGCTGGCGCACCCCAGCTTCGACCTGTCGCTGCCGCCCTACACCCGTCCGCACCGGGGCGATCTGCTGTCCGCGGTCGTCATCGCCCTGGCGGGGGCGGCGCTGGGCCTGCTGGCGGTGTACGCCTTCCCGCACGTGCACCGGGCCTTCCGGGCCCTGCGCCACCCCGTCCCGACCCTGACGCTCGGCGGGCTGCTGCTCGGCCTGCTGGGCGCGCTGGGCGGCCGTCTGACCCTGTTCAAGGGGCTCGACGAGATGAAGGTCCTCGCCGCCGATCCGACGGGCTGGTCGGCCGGGGAGTTCGCCGGCATGGCCGCGGTGAAGACGGCCGCCCTGCTGATCGCGGCGACCTGCGGCTTCCGGGGCGGGCGGATCTTCCCCGCCGTCTTCATGGGGGTCGCGCTGGGGCTCTGCGCCCACGCCCTCGTCGACCGGGTGCCACCGGCGCTCGCGGTGACCTGCGGGGTGCTGGGGGTGTTGCTGGCCATCACCCGGCAGGGCTGGCTGAGCCTGTTCACCGCGGCGGTTCTGGTCGGCGACTCGGCCGTGCTCCCGGTCCTGTGCGTCGCCTCGCTGCCGGCCTGGCTGCTGGTGACCGGACGCCTCCAGATGCAGCTGCACGAGGACGGTACGCCGCGGAGGTGA
- a CDS encoding MerR family transcriptional regulator, whose amino-acid sequence MDYSVGQVAEFAGVTVRTLHHYDGIGLLSPGGRSHAGHRRYDDGDLDRLQQILFYRELGFPLDRIAVLLDDPEADPQEHLHRQHRLLTDRIAELRKMAEAVEKAMEARKMGINLTPEERFEVFGDQDPERYAEEAERRWGGTDAYAESQRRAASYTKDDWKRMQAEAAEWGAAYSALMEAGEPATGERAMDLAEEHRRRIIGRFYECGPEAHRGLGEMYVSDPRFRAYYEAIRPGMAEHLRDAIEANAARLA is encoded by the coding sequence GTGGACTACTCCGTGGGACAGGTCGCCGAATTCGCCGGAGTCACGGTGCGCACCCTGCACCACTACGACGGCATCGGACTGCTCTCGCCCGGCGGGCGCAGCCACGCCGGTCACCGCCGTTACGACGACGGCGACCTCGACCGGCTCCAGCAGATCCTGTTCTACCGGGAGCTGGGCTTCCCGCTCGACCGGATCGCGGTACTGCTCGACGACCCGGAGGCGGACCCGCAGGAGCACCTGCACCGCCAGCACCGGTTGCTGACCGACCGGATCGCCGAGCTCCGGAAGATGGCCGAGGCCGTCGAGAAAGCCATGGAGGCACGGAAGATGGGCATCAACCTCACACCCGAGGAGCGGTTCGAGGTCTTCGGGGACCAGGACCCCGAGAGGTACGCGGAGGAGGCCGAGCGCCGCTGGGGCGGCACCGACGCGTACGCCGAGTCGCAGCGCCGCGCCGCGTCGTACACCAAGGACGACTGGAAGCGGATGCAGGCGGAGGCCGCCGAATGGGGCGCCGCCTACAGCGCGCTGATGGAGGCCGGCGAACCGGCCACCGGCGAGCGCGCGATGGATCTGGCCGAGGAGCACCGGCGCCGCATCATCGGCCGGTTCTACGAGTGCGGCCCCGAGGCGCACCGGGGGCTCGGCGAGATGTACGTGTCGGACCCGAGGTTCCGCGCGTACTACGAGGCGATACGGCCCGGGATGGCCGAGCACCTGCGGGACGCGATCGAGGCCAACGCCGCACGTCTGGCGTGA
- the wrbA gene encoding NAD(P)H:quinone oxidoreductase, whose protein sequence is MPTPVKVAVIYYSATGTIATIAKAVAEYAEKAGAEVRLRRAGELAPRAAIDSNPAWAANVKATADIPVASPDDMVWADAVIFGTPTRFGNVTSQLKQFIDTLGGLWQAGHLADKVYSGFTATSTAHGGQESTLLALYNTIHHFGGILVAPGYTDPSKFVDGNPYGTSHVAGQGDIPVGEQTLTAARVQAERVVKFTRAIKDGLAAEG, encoded by the coding sequence ATGCCCACGCCCGTCAAGGTCGCCGTCATCTACTACTCCGCGACCGGCACCATCGCCACGATCGCCAAGGCCGTCGCGGAGTACGCCGAGAAGGCCGGGGCGGAGGTCCGGCTGCGCAGGGCCGGGGAGCTTGCCCCGCGGGCGGCCATCGACTCCAACCCGGCCTGGGCGGCCAACGTGAAGGCCACCGCGGACATCCCCGTCGCCTCGCCCGACGACATGGTCTGGGCGGACGCCGTGATCTTCGGGACGCCGACCCGGTTCGGGAACGTCACCTCCCAGCTCAAACAGTTCATCGACACCCTCGGCGGGCTCTGGCAGGCGGGCCACCTCGCCGACAAGGTCTACAGCGGCTTCACCGCCACCAGCACCGCGCACGGCGGCCAGGAGTCCACGCTGCTCGCGCTCTACAACACGATCCACCACTTCGGCGGCATCCTGGTCGCCCCCGGCTACACGGACCCGTCGAAGTTCGTCGACGGCAACCCGTACGGCACCTCGCACGTCGCCGGCCAGGGCGACATCCCGGTCGGCGAGCAGACCCTGACCGCCGCCCGGGTCCAGGCCGAACGGGTCGTGAAGTTCACCCGGGCCATCAAGGACGGCCTCGCCGCCGAGGGCTGA
- a CDS encoding threonine/serine exporter family protein gives MVAEPGGPEDQKPQSDEARSAFVPPAGVEQRAPGPEDDHPTSEFALPAGLADAPGTGTGSASGSGPGSGQGSGQDTIGSAFAPPSTYGDRHPSPAFTPAQGIPMVRLTKEAPWQDRMRTMLRMPVAERPAPELVQKSDEAGPAVPRVLDLTLRIGELLLAGGEGAEDVEAAMFAVTRSYGLDRCEPTVTFTLLSISHQPSLVDDPVTASRTVRRRGTDYTRLAAVFRLIDDITAEDVEVSLEEAYRRLAEIRRNRHPYSGWVLTLAAGGLAGAASVLVGGGPLVFVVAAVGAMLGDRLAWLCAGRGLPEFYQFVVAAMPPAAMGVALTLTHWSDVRPSAVITGGLFALLPGRALVAGVQDGLTGFYITAAARLLEVMYLFIGIVVGVLLVLYLGLQLGAQLNPEARFVPHDRPVVQILASMALCFAFAILLQQDRSTVLAVTLNGAVAWVIYGAMARTGGISPVLATATAAGLVGLFGQLFSRYRYTSSLPFITAAIGPLLPGSATYFGLLAVAQGRVNTGLASLSTAVATALAIAIGVNLGGEISRLFMRVPGAVGGANRRAAKRTRGF, from the coding sequence GTGGTGGCGGAACCGGGCGGTCCGGAGGACCAGAAGCCCCAGTCCGACGAGGCGCGCAGCGCCTTCGTCCCGCCTGCCGGGGTGGAGCAGCGCGCGCCCGGGCCCGAGGACGACCATCCGACGTCGGAGTTCGCCCTTCCGGCCGGTCTGGCGGACGCCCCGGGGACGGGCACCGGTTCCGCTTCCGGTTCCGGTCCGGGTTCGGGGCAGGGCTCGGGACAGGACACGATCGGCTCCGCCTTCGCCCCGCCGAGTACCTACGGCGACCGGCACCCGTCGCCCGCCTTCACCCCGGCCCAGGGCATACCGATGGTCCGGCTGACCAAGGAGGCTCCCTGGCAGGACCGGATGCGCACGATGCTGCGGATGCCGGTCGCCGAGCGCCCGGCGCCCGAGCTGGTGCAGAAGTCCGACGAGGCGGGGCCCGCGGTGCCGCGCGTGCTCGACCTGACGCTGCGCATCGGGGAGCTGCTGCTGGCGGGCGGCGAGGGCGCCGAGGACGTCGAGGCGGCCATGTTCGCGGTGACCCGCAGCTACGGCCTGGACCGCTGCGAACCGACCGTCACCTTCACCCTGCTGTCGATCTCGCACCAGCCCTCGCTGGTCGACGACCCGGTGACGGCGAGCCGTACCGTGCGCCGGCGCGGCACCGACTACACCCGGCTGGCCGCGGTCTTCCGGCTCATCGACGACATCACCGCGGAGGACGTCGAGGTCTCCCTGGAGGAGGCCTACCGGCGGCTGGCGGAGATCCGCCGCAACCGCCACCCGTACTCCGGCTGGGTGCTGACGCTGGCCGCCGGCGGGCTCGCGGGGGCGGCCTCGGTGCTGGTGGGCGGTGGTCCGCTGGTGTTCGTGGTGGCCGCGGTCGGCGCGATGCTCGGCGACCGGCTCGCCTGGCTCTGCGCCGGGCGGGGGCTGCCGGAGTTCTACCAGTTCGTGGTGGCCGCGATGCCGCCCGCCGCGATGGGCGTGGCGCTGACCCTCACCCACTGGTCGGACGTACGGCCCTCGGCGGTGATCACCGGTGGGCTGTTCGCGCTGCTGCCGGGGCGGGCCCTGGTGGCGGGCGTGCAGGACGGACTGACCGGTTTCTACATCACCGCGGCCGCGCGGCTGCTCGAAGTCATGTACCTGTTCATCGGCATCGTCGTCGGCGTGCTGCTCGTGCTGTACCTGGGGCTCCAGCTGGGTGCCCAGCTGAACCCCGAGGCCAGGTTCGTCCCCCACGACCGGCCGGTGGTGCAGATCCTGGCGTCGATGGCGCTCTGTTTCGCCTTCGCGATCCTGCTCCAGCAGGACCGGTCCACGGTGCTCGCGGTGACCCTCAACGGCGCCGTGGCCTGGGTGATCTACGGGGCGATGGCCAGGACCGGCGGCATCTCGCCGGTGCTGGCGACCGCGACGGCGGCCGGACTGGTGGGCCTGTTCGGGCAGCTGTTCTCGCGCTACCGGTACACCTCGTCGTTGCCGTTCATCACGGCGGCGATCGGCCCGCTGCTGCCGGGTTCGGCCACGTACTTCGGCCTGCTGGCCGTGGCCCAGGGGCGGGTGAACACCGGGCTCGCCTCGCTGTCGACCGCGGTGGCCACGGCGCTGGCCATCGCGATCGGGGTGAACCTGGGGGGCGAGATCTCCCGGCTGTTCATGCGGGTGCCGGGAGCGGTCGGCGGGGCGAACCGCCGCGCGGCCAAGCGGACGCGCGGCTTCTGA
- the tilS gene encoding tRNA lysidine(34) synthetase TilS, with translation MGPHPAVAAIRLAVRRVLHDVLTEHTRNAGHLRHTPHPELAEAGAGRQRAALPERPDTPLVLVACSGGADSMALASALAFEARKLDIRAGGITVDHGLQDGSGARAAEVVDRLTAMHLDPVEAVAVRVGREGGPEAAAREARYAALDAAAERHGAAAVLLGHTRDDQAETVLLGLARGSGIRSLSGMAAASGPAGRYRRPFLQLDRQTARKACLVQSLPVWDDPHNTDPAYTRSRLRHEGLPALEKALGKGVVEALARTAQLSRDDADALDTWAAEAERTVRDEAGRLECAKLFALPPAVRRRVLRRAVMEAGSPAGSLFARHIEEVDRLITGWRGQQAINLPGRVEARRQGGRLVIRQS, from the coding sequence ATGGGTCCCCATCCTGCGGTCGCGGCGATACGCCTGGCGGTCCGCCGCGTACTCCACGACGTACTCACCGAGCACACCCGAAACGCCGGACACCTCCGGCACACCCCGCACCCCGAGCTCGCCGAAGCCGGTGCGGGCAGGCAGCGCGCCGCACTCCCCGAACGCCCCGACACCCCGCTGGTGCTGGTGGCCTGTTCCGGCGGCGCCGACTCCATGGCGCTCGCCTCCGCCCTCGCCTTCGAGGCCCGCAAACTCGACATCCGGGCCGGTGGCATCACCGTCGACCACGGCCTCCAGGACGGCTCCGGGGCCCGCGCCGCCGAGGTCGTCGACCGCCTCACCGCCATGCACCTCGACCCGGTCGAGGCCGTGGCCGTGCGGGTCGGCCGGGAGGGCGGCCCCGAGGCCGCCGCCCGTGAGGCCCGCTACGCCGCCCTGGACGCGGCGGCCGAGCGGCACGGCGCCGCCGCCGTCCTGCTCGGGCACACCCGTGACGACCAGGCGGAGACCGTGCTGCTCGGTCTCGCCCGAGGCTCCGGCATCCGCTCGCTCTCCGGCATGGCCGCCGCGTCCGGACCGGCCGGCCGCTACCGCCGCCCCTTCCTCCAGCTCGACCGCCAGACCGCCCGCAAGGCCTGCCTCGTCCAGTCCCTGCCCGTCTGGGACGACCCGCACAACACCGACCCCGCCTACACCCGCTCCCGACTGCGCCACGAGGGTCTGCCCGCCCTGGAGAAGGCGCTCGGGAAAGGGGTGGTCGAGGCCCTCGCCCGTACGGCCCAGCTCTCCCGCGACGACGCGGACGCCCTGGACACCTGGGCCGCCGAGGCCGAGCGGACCGTACGGGACGAGGCCGGCCGCCTGGAGTGCGCCAAGCTCTTCGCCCTGCCCCCCGCCGTGCGCCGCCGGGTGCTGCGCCGGGCCGTCATGGAGGCGGGTTCCCCGGCCGGATCGCTCTTCGCCCGCCACATCGAGGAAGTCGACCGGCTGATCACCGGATGGCGCGGCCAGCAGGCCATCAACCTGCCCGGACGGGTCGAAGCCCGGCGGCAGGGTGGCAGACTGGTCATTCGGCAGAGCTGA
- a CDS encoding VTT domain-containing protein, with protein sequence MNTLALGPSWLDPDYLIGQFGLLGVLVIVFAESGLLIGFFLPGDSLLFTTGLLVTAGKLHAPLWLVCVLVALAAIIGDQVGYLFGRKVGPALFNRPDSRLFKQENVEKAHEFFEKYGPKSLILARFVPVVRTFTPIIAGVSRMNYRSFIMFNIIGGILWGVGVTLLGAALGKVEFVHQNIEAILILIVLISVVPIAIEFLRARSKSKKEAAEGGGEGRAPAAGNAPAPGQRGRHAKR encoded by the coding sequence TTGAATACGCTTGCGCTCGGACCGAGCTGGCTGGACCCGGACTATCTCATCGGGCAGTTCGGACTGCTCGGTGTGCTGGTCATCGTCTTCGCTGAATCCGGTCTGCTGATCGGTTTCTTCCTGCCCGGAGACTCCCTGCTGTTCACCACCGGTCTGCTGGTGACCGCGGGCAAGCTGCACGCGCCGCTCTGGCTGGTCTGCGTCCTGGTGGCGCTGGCGGCGATCATCGGCGACCAGGTGGGCTACCTCTTCGGCCGCAAGGTCGGCCCGGCGCTCTTCAACCGCCCGGACTCCCGCCTCTTCAAGCAGGAGAACGTCGAGAAGGCGCACGAATTCTTCGAGAAGTACGGCCCGAAGTCGCTGATCCTGGCCCGCTTCGTGCCCGTGGTGCGTACGTTCACCCCGATCATCGCCGGTGTGAGCCGGATGAACTACCGCTCGTTCATCATGTTCAACATCATCGGCGGGATACTCTGGGGCGTCGGCGTCACGCTGCTCGGCGCGGCCCTCGGCAAGGTCGAGTTCGTCCACCAGAACATCGAGGCGATCCTCATCCTGATCGTGCTCATCTCGGTGGTGCCGATCGCGATCGAGTTCCTGCGGGCCCGCTCCAAGTCGAAGAAGGAAGCGGCGGAGGGCGGCGGCGAGGGCCGGGCCCCGGCCGCCGGAAACGCCCCCGCCCCGGGCCAGCGCGGCCGCCACGCCAAGCGCTGA